Proteins from a genomic interval of Kiloniellales bacterium:
- the ndk gene encoding nucleoside-diphosphate kinase, whose product MAVERTLSIIKPDATRRNITGKINARLEEAGLRIVAQKRIQLSRDQAEAFYEVHKERPFYGSLCDFMTSGPVVVQVLEGDQAVERNREVMGATNPADAAAGTIRADFAESIEANSVHGSDSADNAAREIAFFFKDDEIVG is encoded by the coding sequence ATGGCTGTGGAGCGGACCCTGTCCATCATCAAGCCGGACGCGACGCGTCGCAACATCACCGGCAAGATCAACGCGCGTCTGGAAGAGGCGGGCCTGCGCATCGTCGCCCAGAAGCGCATCCAGCTCAGCCGGGACCAGGCCGAGGCCTTCTACGAGGTGCACAAGGAGCGGCCCTTCTACGGCAGCCTCTGCGACTTCATGACCTCGGGTCCGGTGGTGGTCCAGGTTCTGGAAGGCGATCAGGCGGTCGAGCGCAACCGCGAGGTCATGGGCGCCACCAACCCCGCCGATGCGGCGGCCGGCACGATCCGTGCCGACTTCGCCGAGTCGATCGAGGCCAACTCGGTCCACGGCTCAGACTCCGCGGACAACGCGGCGCGGGAGATCGCGTTTTTCTTCAAGGACGACGAAATCGTCGGCTGA
- the purN gene encoding phosphoribosylglycinamide formyltransferase — protein sequence MSPDGRRRRTAILISGRGSNLQALIDAAAAPDYPAEIVLVLSNRPDAKGLARAETAGIATRVIPHRDHPTRVDFEAALTAALAEAGAELVCLAGFMRVLTAAFVDRWQGRLVNIHPSLLPAFPGLDTHARALAAGVKLHGCTVHLVSADVDEGPIIGQAAVPVLPGDGEADLAARVLAAEHRLYPLCLRLLAEDRVRIEAGRAVIRGPVDSGGMIMNPDQKRPG from the coding sequence ATGTCCCCCGACGGCAGGCGTCGCCGGACGGCGATCCTGATCTCAGGTCGGGGCAGCAACCTGCAGGCCCTGATCGACGCCGCCGCGGCGCCGGACTACCCGGCCGAGATCGTCCTGGTCCTCTCCAACCGGCCGGATGCCAAGGGCCTCGCGCGGGCCGAGACGGCCGGGATCGCCACCCGGGTGATCCCGCACCGCGATCATCCCACGAGGGTCGACTTCGAAGCGGCTCTGACCGCGGCGTTGGCCGAGGCCGGCGCCGAGCTGGTCTGCCTGGCCGGCTTCATGCGCGTCCTGACCGCCGCCTTCGTCGACCGCTGGCAGGGCCGGCTGGTCAACATCCATCCATCCCTGCTGCCGGCCTTTCCCGGCCTGGACACCCACGCCCGGGCGCTGGCCGCCGGGGTCAAGCTGCACGGTTGCACGGTCCACTTGGTCAGCGCCGATGTCGACGAGGGCCCGATCATCGGCCAGGCCGCGGTTCCGGTGCTGCCGGGTGACGGCGAGGCGGACCTGGCCGCGCGGGTGCTCGCGGCCGAGCACCGACTCTACCCGCTGTGCCTGCGCCTGCTGGCCGAGGACCGGGTCCGGATCGAGGCCGGCCGGGCGGTGATCCGGGGTCCCGTGGACAGCGGCGGCATGATCATGAATCCCGATCAAAAGCGCCCGGGTTAG
- a CDS encoding DNA polymerase III subunit chi, which translates to MTEVRFYHLTRTRLENALPQMLEKTLSRGQRAVVRAGSEERVEALNSWLWTYGDRSFLPHGSAKDGYAAEQPVWLTVAEENPNGAQVLFLTDGTASTRLEDFELCADLFDGNDETAVTAARARWTACKEAGHAVTYWRQTERGGWEQAG; encoded by the coding sequence ATGACCGAGGTGCGCTTCTACCACCTGACCCGGACGCGGCTGGAGAACGCCCTGCCGCAGATGCTTGAGAAGACCCTGTCCCGGGGCCAGCGCGCGGTCGTGCGGGCCGGCTCGGAGGAGCGGGTCGAGGCCCTCAATAGCTGGCTCTGGACCTACGGCGACCGGAGCTTCCTGCCGCACGGCTCGGCCAAGGACGGCTATGCAGCCGAGCAGCCGGTCTGGCTGACCGTGGCCGAGGAGAACCCCAACGGCGCGCAGGTCCTCTTCCTGACCGACGGCACCGCCTCGACCCGGCTCGAAGACTTCGAGCTCTGCGCCGACCTCTTCGACGGCAACGACGAGACCGCAGTCACCGCCGCCCGCGCCCGCTGGACCGCCTGCAAGGAGGCCGGCCACGCCGTCACCTACTGGCGCCAGACCGAACGCGGCGGCTGGGAGCAGGCGGGCTAA
- a CDS encoding DMT family transporter, whose product MTTTRQDNKAPAAAGSAARLETLEGIGLIALAMALLSAMDAVVKWLSADYSTIQLMFFRSVFAFLPLAPLVLRSGWAGALHTRRLGSHALRSVFGLSALGCFFWSLALLPLADATAITFAAPLFVTALSQPLLGEVVRARRWTAVGVGFIGVLVMVQPGVGVFQPAALLPLAAALFLALMVIQVRKLTRTESNITIVLYYTIISTLVTGLVVPFYWVTPDLADLLLLAMVGVLGGTGQLVLTAAYRRTEASILAPFDYTAMVWAVLFGFLVWGELPAQNIWLGVAVVIASGIYIIYREAQLSLPGGLKPWRRR is encoded by the coding sequence ATGACCACGACCCGGCAGGATAACAAGGCCCCGGCCGCCGCCGGGTCGGCGGCGCGGCTCGAGACCCTGGAGGGCATCGGGCTGATCGCCCTGGCCATGGCCCTGCTGTCGGCGATGGATGCAGTGGTCAAGTGGCTGAGCGCGGACTACTCGACCATCCAGCTCATGTTCTTCCGCAGCGTCTTCGCCTTCCTGCCGCTCGCGCCTCTGGTCCTGCGCAGCGGCTGGGCCGGGGCACTGCACACCCGGCGGCTGGGCAGCCATGCACTGCGCAGCGTCTTCGGCCTCTCCGCCCTGGGCTGCTTTTTCTGGTCGCTCGCGCTGCTGCCGCTCGCCGACGCGACCGCGATCACCTTCGCCGCCCCGCTCTTCGTCACCGCGCTCTCCCAGCCCCTGCTCGGCGAGGTCGTGCGGGCGCGGCGCTGGACCGCGGTCGGGGTCGGCTTCATCGGCGTCCTGGTCATGGTCCAGCCCGGGGTCGGGGTCTTCCAGCCGGCTGCGCTGCTACCCCTGGCGGCCGCCCTCTTCCTCGCGCTGATGGTGATCCAGGTGCGCAAGCTGACCCGGACCGAGAGCAACATCACCATCGTGCTCTACTACACGATCATCTCGACCCTGGTGACCGGGTTGGTGGTGCCCTTCTACTGGGTGACGCCGGACCTGGCCGACTTGCTGCTGCTCGCCATGGTCGGCGTCCTCGGCGGGACCGGGCAGCTGGTCCTCACCGCGGCCTACCGCCGCACCGAGGCCTCCATCTTGGCGCCCTTCGACTACACGGCGATGGTCTGGGCGGTGCTCTTCGGGTTTCTGGTGTGGGGCGAGCTGCCGGCACAGAACATCTGGCTCGGCGTCGCCGTCGTGATCGCCAGCGGAATCTACATCATCTACCGCGAGGCCCAGCTCAGCCTGCCTGGCGGCCTCAAGCCCTGGCGGCGGCGTTAG
- a CDS encoding ABC-F family ATP-binding cassette domain-containing protein, with protein MIQIRKLSYRVAGRPLFEDADLSLEAGWRVGLVGRNGSGKSTLLNLLSGALQPDQGEVGVQRGLTVGKVAQEAPSGSASLIDTVLAADEERRALLAAVEQAPPEQLAEIHERLAAIRAESAPARAAKILAGLGFDEDAQQRPVDSLSGGWRMRVALAALLFSEPDLLLLDEPTNHLDLEAALWLEGYLRTYPGTLILVSHDRDLLNAVAEKIVHLEGRRLTLYSGNYNRFEETRRARLARVAALNARQEAQRRHIQAFVDRFRYKASKARQAQSRLKALARMQPIAAVVEAQVPSFAFPEPEPLPPPLVALHEVAVGYAPGQPVLKGLKLRIDSDDRIALLGANGNGKSTFMRLLARELAPEAGEVVRSSKLRHGYFAQDQAEALSYDRSALAHLAELRPKDNETRLRGHLGAFGLSGDKAETAAGELSGGEKARLLFALMTCAAPQLLLLDEPTNHLDIDAREALVQALNDFPGAIVLVTHDPHLIELVADRLWLVRDGRIEVFDDDLDSYRALIAAQRRRERTEARQVAQRPDARASKKEKRQRAAQSRASLSHLRKAVRQAEERLTRLQAEKRALERRLADPGLYDGAKAEVVDLQTRHGQVAAAVAREEEAWLEAQAALESANAEGTA; from the coding sequence ATGATCCAGATCCGAAAGCTGAGCTACCGGGTGGCCGGGCGACCGCTTTTCGAGGACGCCGACCTCAGCCTCGAGGCCGGATGGCGGGTCGGCCTGGTCGGCCGCAACGGCAGCGGGAAGTCGACCCTCCTCAACCTGCTGTCGGGCGCGCTGCAGCCGGACCAGGGCGAGGTCGGCGTCCAGCGCGGCCTGACCGTCGGCAAGGTCGCGCAGGAAGCGCCGAGCGGCAGCGCGAGCCTGATCGACACGGTGCTGGCCGCGGACGAGGAGCGCAGGGCCCTGCTGGCGGCGGTCGAGCAGGCGCCGCCCGAGCAGCTTGCCGAGATCCACGAACGCCTGGCCGCGATCCGTGCGGAGAGCGCTCCGGCCCGCGCGGCCAAGATCCTGGCCGGCCTCGGCTTCGACGAGGACGCCCAGCAGCGGCCGGTGGACTCGCTCTCCGGCGGCTGGCGCATGCGGGTCGCCCTGGCCGCCCTGCTGTTCTCGGAACCGGACCTGCTGCTGCTCGACGAGCCGACCAACCACCTGGACCTGGAAGCCGCGCTCTGGTTGGAAGGCTATCTCAGGACCTATCCCGGGACCCTGATCCTGGTTTCCCACGACCGCGACCTGCTGAACGCGGTGGCCGAGAAGATCGTCCACCTCGAGGGCCGCCGGCTCACCCTCTACAGCGGCAACTACAACCGCTTCGAGGAGACCCGGCGCGCGCGCCTGGCCCGGGTCGCCGCCCTCAACGCCCGCCAGGAGGCGCAGCGCCGGCACATCCAGGCCTTCGTCGACCGCTTCCGCTACAAGGCCTCCAAGGCCCGCCAAGCGCAGTCGCGTCTCAAGGCCCTGGCGCGCATGCAGCCGATCGCCGCGGTCGTCGAGGCGCAGGTGCCGAGCTTTGCCTTCCCCGAGCCGGAGCCCCTGCCCCCGCCTCTGGTCGCCCTGCACGAGGTCGCCGTCGGCTATGCCCCCGGGCAGCCGGTCCTCAAGGGCCTGAAGCTGCGGATCGACAGCGACGACCGGATCGCCCTGCTCGGCGCCAACGGCAACGGCAAGTCGACCTTCATGCGCCTGCTCGCCCGCGAGCTCGCCCCGGAGGCCGGCGAGGTCGTGCGCTCGAGCAAGCTGCGTCACGGCTACTTCGCCCAGGACCAGGCCGAGGCCCTGTCCTACGACCGCAGCGCCCTGGCCCACCTAGCCGAGCTTCGGCCCAAGGACAACGAGACCCGCCTGCGCGGCCACCTGGGCGCCTTCGGCCTCTCGGGCGACAAGGCCGAGACCGCCGCTGGCGAGCTTTCCGGCGGCGAAAAGGCGCGCCTGCTCTTCGCCCTGATGACCTGCGCCGCGCCGCAGCTCCTGCTGCTGGACGAGCCGACCAACCACCTGGACATCGACGCCCGCGAGGCCCTGGTCCAGGCGCTGAACGACTTCCCGGGCGCCATCGTGCTGGTCACCCACGACCCGCACCTGATCGAACTGGTCGCCGACCGGCTCTGGCTGGTCCGCGACGGCCGGATCGAGGTCTTCGACGACGACCTGGACAGCTACCGCGCGCTGATCGCCGCCCAGCGTCGCCGCGAGCGGACCGAGGCGAGGCAGGTGGCGCAGCGCCCCGACGCCCGCGCCTCCAAGAAGGAGAAGCGCCAGCGCGCCGCCCAGAGCCGCGCCTCCCTGTCCCACCTGCGCAAGGCCGTGCGCCAGGCCGAGGAGCGGCTCACCCGCCTGCAGGCGGAGAAGCGGGCCCTGGAGCGGCGCCTCGCCGACCCGGGGCTCTACGACGGCGCCAAGGCCGAGGTCGTCGACCTGCAGACCCGGCACGGCCAGGTCGCCGCCGCGGTCGCCCGCGAGGAGGAGGCCTGGCTCGAGGCCCAGGCGGCCCTGGAGAGCGCCAACGCCGAGGGCACCGCCTGA
- a CDS encoding peptidylprolyl isomerase, with amino-acid sequence MKRIWRFLAVATTAFLLFNPTMAGAQQSLRAAAIVNDEVISLLDLEMRIRLAMLAAGVQPSPEAQRSLGPQVLRNLIDERLQLQEAERLGIEVSRTEIEAAIDTLAEQNKRSRAEFINLLTRRGVMLEALIEQLKATIAWQGVIARQLSPQVTISEEEIEAAVARQRAGQGKTVRLVAEIFLAVDDPAQDEEIRGSAQRLIDQLQKGARFQDLARQFSQSATAPVGGDLGWVGESQLPAELNDALSRMSPGQIGGPIRSLTGYHVILFRKQRRIEAGDEWLGLKQAFLPVARDADAEAAASVRSEAVELAGTLNGCASMDEAAEDLGGASGDLGEVKVADLPINLRNAVASLEIGQASRPIQRDDGFVVLMVCSRRGDGIDRDRIESGLRRERVDMLSRRHLRDLRRAANVEMRI; translated from the coding sequence ATGAAGCGGATTTGGCGCTTTCTGGCGGTGGCGACGACGGCTTTTCTGCTATTCAACCCTACGATGGCAGGCGCCCAGCAGTCGCTGCGGGCAGCCGCGATCGTCAACGACGAGGTCATCTCACTGCTGGACCTGGAGATGCGGATCCGCCTGGCCATGCTGGCCGCCGGCGTCCAGCCGAGCCCGGAGGCGCAGCGCAGCCTCGGGCCACAGGTCCTGCGCAACCTGATCGACGAGCGGCTGCAGCTCCAGGAGGCGGAACGCCTCGGCATCGAGGTGTCGAGGACCGAGATCGAGGCAGCCATCGATACCCTGGCCGAGCAGAACAAGCGCAGCCGCGCCGAGTTCATCAACCTGCTGACCCGGCGCGGAGTGATGCTCGAAGCCCTGATAGAGCAGCTCAAGGCCACCATCGCCTGGCAGGGCGTGATCGCCCGGCAGCTCAGTCCCCAGGTCACCATCAGCGAAGAGGAGATCGAGGCTGCGGTGGCCCGTCAGCGCGCAGGCCAAGGCAAGACGGTTCGGCTCGTCGCCGAGATATTCCTGGCAGTCGACGATCCGGCGCAGGACGAGGAGATCCGGGGCTCGGCCCAGCGCCTGATCGACCAGCTGCAGAAGGGCGCCCGTTTCCAAGACCTGGCCCGGCAGTTCTCCCAGAGCGCGACCGCACCGGTTGGCGGCGATCTCGGCTGGGTCGGCGAGTCCCAGCTGCCGGCCGAGCTGAACGATGCGCTGTCCCGGATGTCGCCGGGCCAAATCGGCGGCCCGATCCGCAGCCTGACCGGCTATCACGTTATCCTCTTCCGCAAGCAACGCCGGATCGAGGCCGGCGACGAGTGGCTGGGCCTCAAGCAGGCGTTCCTGCCGGTGGCCAGGGACGCCGACGCGGAGGCGGCGGCCTCGGTGCGCTCGGAAGCCGTGGAGCTGGCCGGGACGCTGAACGGCTGTGCCAGCATGGACGAAGCCGCCGAAGACCTGGGCGGTGCCTCGGGAGACCTCGGCGAAGTCAAGGTGGCCGATCTGCCGATCAATCTGCGCAACGCGGTGGCCAGCCTCGAAATCGGCCAGGCGAGCCGGCCGATCCAGCGGGACGACGGCTTCGTGGTGCTGATGGTCTGCAGCCGCCGCGGCGACGGCATCGACCGCGACAGGATCGAAAGCGGCCTGCGCCGCGAACGCGTCGACATGCTGTCGCGCCGCCACCTGCGCGACCTGCGCCGGGCCGCCAACGTCGAGATGAGGATCTGA
- a CDS encoding leucyl aminopeptidase, which yields MKVTFAAVTLPKSGALAVPIQEGCKLLPTAAQLDKRTGGALSRAMSGSRFDGKSGEILEVLAPAGIDNGRILLYGLGDPKKLVDRDLQDAGGSLAAKLNAVGEKAAAVVVEAPGRSKGAWAANLGYGALLASYRFDKYKTKEPASKKLSLAKLAVLTAEATDARKLFRDLEEIAAGVFLTRDLVSEPANVLYPAELAARAKALTKLGVKVQVLGEAQMQKLGMGALLGVGQGSARESQMLVLRWDGAPKAKDKRPVAFVGKGVCFDTGGISIKPSAGMEDMKWDMGGAGVVVGLMRALAGRKARVNAVGICGLVENMPSGKAQRPGDIVTTASGQTVEVLNTDAEGRLVLADALWYVQDKFKPRAIVDLATLTGAIIVALGSVHAGMFSNDDTLSDQLATAGKEVGELVWRLPLAKDYDKAIDTEAADMKNIGNREAGSITAAQFLQRFVDKDLPWAHLDIAGVTWSKKGKPTAPKGGTGFGVRLLDRLVAAHYEG from the coding sequence ATGAAAGTCACTTTTGCCGCCGTCACCCTGCCGAAATCGGGCGCCTTGGCCGTTCCCATCCAGGAAGGCTGCAAGCTGCTTCCGACGGCCGCGCAGCTGGACAAGAGGACCGGCGGCGCCCTGAGCCGGGCCATGTCGGGCAGCCGATTCGATGGCAAGTCAGGGGAGATCCTCGAGGTTCTGGCGCCCGCAGGGATCGACAACGGCCGGATCCTGCTCTATGGCCTGGGAGACCCAAAGAAGCTGGTCGACCGCGACCTGCAGGACGCCGGCGGCAGCCTGGCGGCGAAGCTGAACGCGGTCGGCGAAAAGGCCGCGGCGGTCGTCGTCGAGGCCCCGGGCCGCAGCAAGGGCGCCTGGGCCGCCAACCTTGGCTATGGCGCGTTGCTCGCCTCCTACCGCTTCGACAAGTACAAGACCAAGGAGCCGGCGAGCAAGAAGCTGAGCCTCGCGAAGCTCGCGGTCCTGACCGCCGAGGCCACCGACGCCCGCAAGCTGTTCCGCGATCTGGAGGAGATTGCCGCCGGGGTTTTCCTGACCCGCGATCTGGTGTCGGAGCCGGCCAACGTGCTCTATCCGGCCGAGCTGGCAGCGCGCGCCAAGGCGCTCACCAAGCTGGGGGTCAAGGTGCAGGTGCTGGGCGAGGCGCAGATGCAGAAGCTGGGCATGGGCGCCCTGCTCGGCGTCGGCCAAGGCTCGGCGCGGGAGTCCCAGATGCTGGTCCTGCGCTGGGACGGCGCACCCAAGGCCAAGGACAAGCGGCCCGTCGCCTTCGTCGGCAAGGGCGTCTGCTTCGACACCGGCGGCATTTCGATCAAGCCCTCGGCCGGCATGGAGGACATGAAGTGGGACATGGGCGGCGCCGGCGTCGTGGTCGGCCTGATGCGCGCCCTGGCCGGCCGCAAGGCCCGGGTCAACGCGGTCGGCATCTGCGGCCTGGTCGAGAACATGCCCTCGGGCAAGGCGCAGCGCCCGGGCGACATCGTCACCACGGCCTCCGGGCAGACCGTCGAGGTCCTGAACACCGATGCCGAAGGCCGGCTCGTGCTGGCCGACGCCCTCTGGTACGTGCAGGACAAGTTCAAGCCGCGCGCGATCGTCGACCTGGCGACCCTGACCGGCGCGATCATCGTCGCCCTGGGCAGCGTCCACGCCGGGATGTTCTCCAACGACGACACGCTCTCGGACCAGCTGGCGACCGCCGGCAAGGAGGTCGGCGAGCTGGTCTGGCGCCTGCCCTTGGCAAAGGACTACGACAAGGCGATCGACACCGAGGCCGCCGACATGAAGAACATCGGAAACCGCGAGGCCGGCTCGATCACCGCGGCCCAGTTCCTGCAGCGCTTCGTCGACAAGGACCTGCCCTGGGCGCATCTGGACATCGCCGGGGTCACCTGGTCGAAGAAGGGCAAGCCGACCGCGCCCAAGGGCGGCACCGGCTTCGGCGTCCGCCTGCTCGACCGCCTGGTCGCGGCCCACTACGAAGGCTGA
- a CDS encoding aa3-type cytochrome c oxidase subunit IV, with amino-acid sequence MAEQDEMLREHQKTWSGFVKLMAVSSAVIAVILILMGIFLV; translated from the coding sequence ATGGCCGAACAGGACGAGATGCTGCGCGAGCATCAGAAGACATGGAGCGGTTTCGTCAAGCTCATGGCCGTGAGCTCCGCGGTCATCGCGGTCATCCTGATTCTGATGGGTATCTTCCTGGTCTAG
- the pdxA gene encoding 4-hydroxythreonine-4-phosphate dehydrogenase PdxA gives MARPATATRIREPLALTAGEPAGIGGEITLQAWLARRESELGPFFALDDPTRLRGLAGALGWPVEVEAIADPAEAAEVFSRALPVLPLTSPIVGTPGQLDSANAAAVLESIREAVALTQAGRAAAVVTNPIHKAVLYRAGFRHPGHTEYLAELAGLTSPPVMMLAGPTLRVVPVTVHLPLREAVAGLTTRSILHAGRVTARALRETFGVAEPRIAVAGVNPHAGEGGSLGREDAEVIAPAVEALRRHGIDAFGPLPADGMFHEAARRGYDAALCMYHDQALIPVKALDFDRTVNVTLGLPFVRTSPDHGTALDIAGSGRASPKSLIAALRLAEDMALARANPARPSAA, from the coding sequence ATGGCGCGGCCGGCAACGGCCACCCGCATCCGAGAACCGCTGGCCCTGACCGCCGGAGAGCCGGCCGGCATCGGCGGCGAGATCACCCTGCAGGCCTGGCTGGCGCGACGCGAAAGCGAACTCGGCCCCTTCTTTGCCCTCGACGACCCGACCCGACTTCGCGGCCTGGCCGGGGCTCTCGGATGGCCGGTCGAGGTCGAGGCGATCGCCGACCCGGCGGAGGCGGCCGAGGTCTTCTCACGCGCTCTGCCAGTCCTGCCGCTGACCTCGCCGATCGTCGGCACACCCGGGCAACTGGACAGCGCGAACGCCGCGGCGGTGCTGGAGAGCATCCGCGAAGCCGTGGCCCTGACGCAGGCGGGCCGCGCCGCCGCCGTGGTCACCAACCCGATCCACAAGGCCGTCCTCTACCGGGCCGGCTTCCGGCATCCGGGACACACCGAGTACCTGGCCGAGCTGGCGGGCCTGACGTCGCCCCCGGTCATGATGCTGGCCGGGCCCACGCTGCGGGTCGTCCCCGTCACCGTTCACCTGCCGCTGCGCGAGGCCGTGGCGGGCCTGACCACCCGAAGCATCCTCCATGCCGGGCGGGTGACCGCCAGGGCCCTGCGCGAGACCTTCGGCGTGGCCGAGCCGCGGATCGCCGTCGCCGGCGTCAACCCCCATGCCGGCGAGGGCGGCAGCCTGGGCCGCGAGGACGCCGAGGTCATCGCGCCGGCGGTCGAGGCCCTGCGCAGGCACGGCATCGACGCCTTCGGCCCCCTACCGGCCGACGGCATGTTCCACGAGGCGGCGCGCCGGGGCTACGACGCCGCCCTCTGCATGTACCACGACCAGGCCCTGATCCCGGTCAAGGCGCTGGACTTCGACCGCACGGTCAACGTCACCCTGGGCCTGCCCTTCGTGCGGACCTCCCCGGACCACGGCACCGCCCTGGACATCGCCGGCAGCGGCCGGGCCAGCCCCAAGAGCCTGATCGCGGCCCTGCGCCTGGCGGAAGACATGGCGCTTGCCCGCGCAAACCCGGCCCGGCCCTCGGCCGCCTGA
- the lptD gene encoding LPS assembly protein LptD produces MWRRLQQVGLAAFLGAAACPAQAQGLPSSNVPALIQAEEINFDEDLGIVTAKGEVEITQGDRVLQADAISYNMRSEVVTASGNVRLVEPSGEIIFAEFAEVTGDLREAFIRDIRILMTDRSRLAGANGQRTAGNFTEVNKGVFSPCELCREDPTRPPLWQLKAQRVIHDQEDKSIRYHDAWLEMFGVPVAYTPYFQHPDPTVKRKTGFLAPTIGSSGRLGITAQVPFFWNIAPDRDLTISPILTSKESAVFVGTYREAFRFGNLEFTGSGTVADREQKTNDVDRDVFRGHVDATGRFDIDDTWRVGFDANRATDDTYLRVYKFSEAGDLTSRLFAEGFRGRNYLSIENFLYQGLQEEDDQGETPIISPLINYSFLSQPTFWDSTFSLDTDLVVLTRTGGRDSNRLSMEGGWHLPFTGPLGDRYEITALVTADGYWINQNDPNTEDVNPDGQTKDYFTGRVVPRLALGWRYPFVQSNPGFSQIVEPIAQVVVAPEGLNPRRIPDEDSVDFEFDDTNLFSLNRFPGSDRVDPGPRIDYGLKWSIMGDDGAYSTAFFGQSYRFMDVDQDSLFPADSGIDDQFSDFVGRVELKPGRFLDLTYRFRADKDTFSLKRSEISGRIGSRALNFDATYTFIDDFVSGGEVIDQREELRVQVNSQFSRYWSVFGSHRRDLERGDSLSWKAGITYEDECFAIRGGFERSFFNDRDVTKEDAFFVNLSFKHLGGVGGGN; encoded by the coding sequence ATGTGGAGACGCCTACAGCAAGTCGGTCTCGCAGCGTTCCTCGGCGCAGCCGCTTGTCCCGCCCAGGCACAGGGTCTGCCGTCCTCGAATGTACCGGCCCTGATCCAGGCCGAAGAGATCAATTTCGACGAGGACCTCGGAATCGTCACGGCAAAGGGCGAGGTCGAGATCACGCAAGGTGATCGCGTCCTTCAGGCCGATGCGATCAGCTACAACATGCGCAGCGAGGTGGTCACGGCCTCCGGCAACGTGCGCCTCGTAGAGCCGAGCGGCGAGATCATCTTCGCCGAGTTCGCCGAGGTCACCGGCGACCTGCGCGAGGCCTTCATTCGTGACATCCGGATCCTGATGACCGATCGCTCGCGTCTGGCCGGCGCCAACGGTCAGCGGACCGCGGGCAACTTCACCGAGGTCAACAAAGGCGTGTTCAGCCCCTGCGAGCTCTGCCGGGAAGACCCGACTCGGCCACCGCTGTGGCAGCTCAAGGCGCAGCGGGTGATCCACGATCAGGAGGACAAGTCGATCCGTTACCACGACGCCTGGCTGGAGATGTTCGGCGTCCCGGTGGCCTACACCCCGTATTTCCAGCATCCGGACCCGACCGTGAAGCGGAAGACCGGTTTTCTGGCACCGACCATCGGAAGCTCCGGACGGCTCGGCATCACCGCCCAGGTCCCCTTCTTCTGGAACATCGCGCCGGACCGCGACCTGACGATCTCGCCGATCCTCACCTCCAAGGAAAGTGCTGTCTTCGTTGGTACCTATCGCGAGGCCTTTCGCTTCGGCAACCTGGAGTTCACCGGCAGCGGCACCGTGGCCGACCGCGAGCAGAAAACCAACGATGTCGACCGGGACGTCTTCCGCGGCCACGTCGACGCCACGGGGCGCTTCGACATCGACGACACCTGGCGGGTCGGGTTCGATGCCAATAGGGCCACCGACGATACCTATCTTCGCGTCTACAAGTTCTCGGAAGCGGGCGACCTGACGAGCCGCCTCTTTGCGGAGGGCTTCCGCGGCCGCAACTACCTCTCCATCGAGAACTTCCTCTATCAGGGCCTGCAGGAAGAAGACGACCAGGGCGAGACTCCGATCATCAGCCCCCTGATCAACTACAGCTTCCTGAGCCAGCCGACGTTCTGGGACAGTACCTTCAGCCTCGACACGGATCTGGTGGTCCTGACCCGCACCGGAGGGCGCGACAGCAATCGACTGTCCATGGAGGGGGGATGGCACCTTCCCTTCACCGGGCCACTGGGCGACCGCTACGAGATCACCGCCTTGGTTACCGCCGACGGCTATTGGATCAACCAGAACGATCCGAACACCGAGGATGTCAACCCGGACGGACAGACCAAGGACTACTTCACGGGGCGGGTCGTCCCGAGGCTGGCGCTGGGTTGGCGCTATCCCTTCGTCCAGAGCAATCCCGGCTTCAGCCAGATCGTCGAGCCCATCGCCCAGGTGGTCGTCGCGCCGGAGGGGCTGAACCCGCGCAGGATTCCCGACGAGGACAGCGTCGACTTCGAGTTCGACGACACCAACCTGTTCAGCCTGAACCGCTTTCCCGGCTCGGACAGGGTCGACCCGGGGCCGCGCATCGACTACGGCCTAAAGTGGAGCATCATGGGCGACGACGGCGCTTACAGCACAGCTTTCTTCGGCCAAAGCTACCGCTTCATGGACGTCGACCAGGACAGCCTCTTCCCGGCCGACTCCGGCATCGACGACCAGTTTTCGGATTTCGTCGGCCGGGTCGAACTGAAGCCCGGGAGGTTCCTGGATCTGACCTATCGCTTCCGGGCCGACAAGGACACCTTCTCCCTGAAGCGTTCCGAGATCAGCGGAAGAATCGGGTCTCGGGCACTGAACTTCGACGCGACCTACACCTTCATCGACGACTTTGTCTCCGGAGGTGAAGTGATCGACCAGCGCGAAGAACTGAGGGTCCAGGTGAACTCCCAGTTCAGCCGCTACTGGTCGGTCTTCGGATCCCACCGCCGTGACCTGGAGCGCGGCGACTCCCTGTCCTGGAAGGCCGGCATCACCTACGAGGACGAGTGCTTTGCAATCCGCGGCGGCTTCGAGCGTTCCTTCTTCAACGATCGCGACGTGACCAAGGAAGACGCCTTCTTCGTGAACCTTTCCTTCAAGCACCTGGGCGGTGTCGGCGGCGGCAATTGA